ATGTACAGATTATAATAGACCAAacgctgataaatgggattggaATATCTATACTGTAGGCTATATTTGTGCTGTACAAACACCTGATAAGCACCATTTTAATTTTGACATATGGTAGTTTATTAGAACTACAGTGTACAGCATCTCCAGATGACAGTGTAGATTTTAAGTCATTTGGAACTCTGAAGTCAGTAGCTCAGCAGAAATTCCACCATCCAAACACATGCAGAAGGAGAAGGGAAGCCCGGAACTACTTCTCATCAACCCATTTGGTGGGTCATCACCGACTGACGATCTCAGTCCTCATTTAGGGTGGATGTTAATCACCCCAGCAACCAGCAGCCCAAAAACAATCACAAACATGAGGACAGACAGAATTGTGGCTGCCAGATTCAGTGCTTTGGATGTGGAACCATAATGGTTTGCGCTGTAAATATCTCCCAAGACTTTCTGGTCTCTGGCCTGCAGATAGAACAGAAAGAATATCAGTACACGAGGCTCCAGAACTCAGCAGCACTCACTGCAGCTGGAAATCATGGAAACCCAACAGCCTCCAGCAAACTGACTGAAGCATTCCCACCCACGTTGCCACAACAGACAAACATCTGCCAAACAGAATGCCTGTAGAAGGGCAGGGCACTGGAACCACTGTTCTTCCTTGAAAATAGTCACATCTTTTTAAAATCACCGTTGGATCCTTCCAACAGGaacttttggttaggccacatttggagcattgtgtgcagtcccagtcactacattacaggaaggatgtggaggctttggagagggtgcagaagaggttcactaggatgtggcctggattagagggcaaggggaggttggacaaacttggttgttttctatggagcatccaaggctgaggggcaacctgatagaggtacataaaattagaggcataggtagggtagacagtcagtctttttccccagggtggaaatgtcaaatagtagagggcataggtttaaggtgagaaagggaagtTTAAAAGTAGATGTGCAAagcaaattgtgttttttttaaaaaagtggtaGGTGCTTGCAGTGCACTgctagatacaatagcaacattcaagATATATTTACACAGGGACAAGATGCaaggaatggatggatatagaccacatgcgtcttgatgggattagtttcaattggtttgatggccagcacagacatgggccaaagggcctgtgctataacagcactgttgatgtatcttcagtagaaggactgcagtggttcaagagagcagctcaccacaaccttcCAAGGGGAATTGGGAATAGTCATGAATAGCCATGAAGTCAGGAGATCTGTATGGTGCTTTAGTTCTAATATTTCCCAGCATCAGACCTCTAGACTCTGCAGATACAAGCCCAGGCCTTTCTCAAGGCAATTTGCCCATTCCAGCCATTAGTCTAGTATACATGTTCAAACAACCtctaaaacattaaataaacCAGTAGTcttcagcttcaagttcctgggcccaacacattgatgcaatcatgaaggcatgccagtcactctacttcattaggagtttgaagagatttggtatgtcaaagacttacaaatttctacagatgtacagtggagaacatcctgactggtatggaggctccagtgctcaggatcacaagaggctgtaaagggtcatagactcagccagctccatcatgggcacaaccctcctttccatagaggacatcttcaagaagcagcaGTGCCTCAAGGAAGCAgcatccttcattaaggaccctcaccacccagtacatgccctcttcacattactaccatcagggaggtggtacaggagcctgaagacccactctcaatgattcaggcacagcttcttcccctccaccatcagatttctgaacaatccatgaacactacctcattattcctttttttgcactattgattttttttaaacctgtagatttgtttttgcactgtactattGCTGCAAAACAGTAAATTTCATgtcacagtgataataaacccgattctgatggGTCCCATCCACAGTCCCCATGTGGTCTTACCAAAGCCCTACATACTGAAGTACATCTCCCACCTATAGCATTCAATTCCCCCAAGCATCAAACAACATCagtagctttcctaattacttattgTACATGCATACCAGCCTTCTGCAAGTCACCAGATCCctctaatctctcaccatttaaataacatgcTGCTCTTCCAACTTCCCCTATCACAAATGAGAATgtcactttcccacattatagtCAGATCTTTGCCTTTCTACCTCCTACGCTACTTTCCTACTGACCTTTGTCAACAAATTTAGCTGCAGTACTTTCATTTCTACAATTTGGGGAGGTCGAGGCCCTGGTCTCAGCAGCACACCCCTGGTTACATATGGTCAATCAGAAGACTGAATTATGCTTcttctgggccaaacacaggaaattgagtctagctggtgggcaccatggtcagcatgaactggttgggccaaaggcctgtatccatgctgtgttgctctatgactctggctGGAGAGCAGGAAAGTCAGTCTTCTGAACACAAATGTTTCCTGCTGTACACAAGCAGTTATTTCCCATAAAATCTGATCCACTACCTTATCAGATCTCTTCTGGAAATCAGACTACAGATCTGGGTCAATACAGAACCTGTTCCTTCTCTTGTAACTCATTATCGCACATTAATCGTCACTGAGACCCAAGACCCACCCAACCAGTTAAGTGGCTCGGGAAGATTTCATTCCAGAGCAGGACAAGGATTGACTTTCTGCGAGTGGAAGCAGCCGCTGTAACATCGCAACTCCCAACAGGGAAAAGGAGCCAAGTTCAAACAATTGTCCTACCTACACCTCCCCTACAGGGCCACGTCCCAGCCCATGACACCTCAGTACATGAGCAAAGAAAGTCACACCTCCAACAGGCACTaatgaactcaggtcactgaacAACCACTGGAAACAGAGGTCACAGGTTAATGTTTAAAGTTACAAACTCACCTTAACAGAGAAGACCAAAGCCAGGAAACCAAGGCAACAGAAATTGCAGTAAGCAAAGTTGAAAAGTGACCAGAGAAAGTGGTCCCTGACGGGTAGAGCAGCTGTCCCGAGAGTGATTGTTGTCGACGGCACCTCAGGGCGATGCTGGGATTTGGGCAATGAAGCCAGTTCATTCTCCAGCAATAGCTCAGTCATTTTGAACTCTATTGCAGCTTCTAGTCAGTAGGCAGGAAGTGGGGAGGTTTGACGTCAATATAAAGGGTGTCAGCAAACTCTTTGTGCATGTTGCTGCACGAAGTAATTAACACCACACCCTGTGATCAACAACCTTCAGCTGTGTGTGCTGAGGCAGCAGAGGATGATTGGTTCTCCCTCACTATATCTCAGGCTCTGTCCTTGAAACCAATTATCTCTCCACAACTGATggaacagaaacacaagagattttgaggatgctggaatctggagcaacacacacaaaaagtgtgtGTCAGAGTCCtggtgactgtttatttccctccacagatgctgcctgacctgctgagttcctccagcactttgtgtgttagaacatagaacagtgtggCTCTGTCCTACGTTCACTGTTCTCATTCACTCCAGTGTTTGATTGGCGCCTCGTGGGGACTCAGCTGAAGTTTCAGTAACAAACAGACGGAGAGTTTAAAGTGACAGTCACAGTCTGGGGCTCAGTGCCAAGTATCACAGAATGCTTGATGTCAGCCTGACCCCACACACTGTGTCACTGCCAAGCCCAACGCTTGGAGCATCATTGGGTCACacgggtcctccccaggttgTGTCAGGGTTCCCTTCCTGGGAACTGTCCGTAACCTGAAGTGTTCACAAGTCagacatatttaaataaaaccatGACCCAGCCAAGGGCCACATGTATTTAAACTGGGGTGTTTACCTCAACCCTTCAGATATTGCCACGAACTGAGTCCCCACACAGTAGAAGATGCTGCAGCcacagcagctgacaaatccttccccccagtctcccaaacgctcaggCCCATACataaggaattggtttattattgtcatatgtggagaggtacagtgaaaaacatgtcttgcaaaccggtcatacagatcaattcattacacagtgcattgaggtagtacagggtaaaatgatacagagtaaagtgtcacagttacagagaaagtgcagtgcaggcagacaataagatgcaagagtccattttattgtactggggaaccgttcaacggtcttataacagcaggatagaagctgtccttgagcctggtggtccgtgctttcaggcttttgtatcttctgcccaatgagagggggagaagagagaatgtctggggtgggtggggtctttgattatgttggctgctttaccaaggcagcaagaagtttagacagagtcaatggaagggaggctggttttcctgatggaGTGGGCTGTAttgacaactctctgcaatttcttgaggtcttgg
The genomic region above belongs to Pristis pectinata isolate sPriPec2 chromosome 14, sPriPec2.1.pri, whole genome shotgun sequence and contains:
- the LOC127577894 gene encoding dispanin subfamily A member 2b-like, with protein sequence MTELLLENELASLPKSQHRPEVPSTTITLGTAALPVRDHFLWSLFNFAYCNFCCLGFLALVFSVKARDQKVLGDIYSANHYGSTSKALNLAATILSVLMFVIVFGLLVAGVINIHPK